In Bacillus spongiae, the sequence TGGGGAAGGGTTGGCTCGTGGGTACCTCAACCGACCTGATTTAACAGAAGAGCGATTTATTTCTCATCCATTCAAAGAGGGGGAGCGTTTGTACCGAACAGGAGACTTAGTTAAATACCTTCCGGATGGAAATATTGATTTCTTAGGTAGGGAGGATCATCAAGTCAAAATTCGTGGCTTTCGAATCGAACTTGGAGAAATAGAAGGAGCTTTATGCGAACTTCCTTTGGTGAATGAGGCAATTGTCCTCGTCCATGAAGATGAGTCAGGAAATAAACGGCTCGTATCCTATGTAGTGGGAGATGGAGACGTGGCGGAATGGAGAAATCAACTGAAGAAACAATTACCGAGCTATATGGTGCCTGCACACTTTGTTTCGATGGAATCTTTTCCGCTGACTCCGAATGGAAAAGTGGATCGTAAAGCACTTCCTACGCCTAGCAAAGAGCACGTAGGGGGTCATTACATCGCTCCTCGTACGTCATTGGAAGAACGAATAGTAGCGATATGGGAACAAGTACTAGGAATTGAGAAGATTGGAGTCGGGGATTCATTCTTCGAATTAGGAGGACATTCTTTATTAGCGACGCAGGTGATATCCCGTGTACAAGAAATGTTTCAACTCGACCTTCCGTTACGAGAGATATTTACGTATCCAACGGTGGAAGCATTAGCAGAGAGAATAGAACAATTGCGTCAAGTAGAAAAGGCCTCATTACCAGCTATAGTCCCAGTCAATCGTGCAGAACCAACTCCACTTTCTTTTGCTCAACAGCGGATGTGGTTTATCGATCGGTTTAATCCGAATAGTTCTCTTTACAACATTCCTTTAGTATGGCGTATAAAGGGGAAATTGAACGTAGACGGATTAGAGCAGGGATTAAACACATTAATTGAGCGCCATGAAGTGTTGCGAACAGTGATTAAAGAGATAAATGGGAAACCAATGCAACAAATTCAGCCTTTTACAGCAAGACAGGTGCCAGTAGTTAACTTAACGCACCTCCCTTTAAAGGAAAGGGAAAGAGAGATGGAGCGTCTTATTCAGCAAGAAGCAGAAGCTGCCTTCGATTTAACCCAAAGCTCTATGATAAGAGCAGCATGTATTCAAATGGATACAGACGAATGGATTTTCCTTTGTACCATGCATCATATTGTATCGGACGGATGGTCAATAGGAATCTTTCTTGAAGAATTACTTACTGTGTATAAGCAAGTAATGGACAATAAAGCGATTGAACTTCCCTCACTCTCAACTCAATATGCAGATTTTGCTGTGTGGCAAAGAAAATGGATGGGAGAAGAGGGGATGGATGAACAGCTTCACTACTGGAAAGAAGAGTTGTCAGGAGACCTCCCTGTTATAAATTGGCCATCGAACAGCGTACGTCCAGCGGCCCAAACGTATCAAGGTGCCGCATATGAGACGACGATTGCTCCTTCATTAGTGGAGAAGTTAAAAGAATTAAGTCGTCAGACAGGGGCAACCTTATTCATGACATTACTTGCTTCCTATCAAGGATTTCTTTCCCGATATACAGCTCAGGAAGATATCTTAGTTGGTAGCCCTATTGCGAACCGGAATCATAAAGAACTTGAG encodes:
- a CDS encoding condensation domain-containing protein, which codes for GEGLARGYLNRPDLTEERFISHPFKEGERLYRTGDLVKYLPDGNIDFLGREDHQVKIRGFRIELGEIEGALCELPLVNEAIVLVHEDESGNKRLVSYVVGDGDVAEWRNQLKKQLPSYMVPAHFVSMESFPLTPNGKVDRKALPTPSKEHVGGHYIAPRTSLEERIVAIWEQVLGIEKIGVGDSFFELGGHSLLATQVISRVQEMFQLDLPLREIFTYPTVEALAERIEQLRQVEKASLPAIVPVNRAEPTPLSFAQQRMWFIDRFNPNSSLYNIPLVWRIKGKLNVDGLEQGLNTLIERHEVLRTVIKEINGKPMQQIQPFTARQVPVVNLTHLPLKEREREMERLIQQEAEAAFDLTQSSMIRAACIQMDTDEWIFLCTMHHIVSDGWSIGIFLEELLTVYKQVMDNKAIELPSLSTQYADFAVWQRKWMGEEGMDEQLHYWKEELSGDLPVINWPSNSVRPAAQTYQGAAYETTIAPSLVEKLKELSRQTGATLFMTLLASYQGFLSRYTAQEDILVGSPIANRNHKELEGLIGFFVNTLVYRANVRGNQTFRELLAQVKEKALKAYDHQDVPFEKIVEVIQPERSTSHSPIFQTSFNLQDTSWNMPDLPEFSMELMKNYTSVAKFDLTLTMEETPEGLLTIFEYNTDLFDASTIEQMARHFKHWLNEVVHHSEEELGSLNPLSEEEKGQLLEGWNATKAEYPRDALIHQLFEEQATRHPKAIAVVYENQQLTYEELNEQANQLAHY